In Amycolatopsis solani, a single window of DNA contains:
- a CDS encoding GntR family transcriptional regulator has translation MARETVNGTAMSKSRIAYEWIKARIADGTFSPGYRLVLGQLAQELGVSVVPIREAIRLLEAEGLVTFERNVGAQVAMVDESEYQHTMQTLALVEGYAAALAAPVLPPGALAEARALNAELADCLGHFEPARFTGLNRDFHTVLFGACPNPQVLDLVRRGWDRLSGLRTSTFSFVPGRARESVAEHETILGLIERGAPAADVEQAVRAHRLATLDAFLAHRRH, from the coding sequence ATGGCTCGCGAAACGGTGAACGGCACCGCGATGAGCAAGTCGCGGATCGCCTACGAGTGGATCAAGGCGAGGATCGCCGACGGCACCTTCTCCCCCGGCTACCGCCTGGTCCTCGGCCAGCTCGCCCAGGAGCTCGGCGTCAGCGTCGTCCCGATCCGCGAAGCGATCCGCCTGCTGGAGGCCGAAGGCCTGGTCACCTTCGAGCGCAACGTCGGCGCCCAGGTCGCGATGGTCGACGAAAGCGAGTACCAGCACACGATGCAGACCCTCGCGCTCGTCGAGGGCTACGCCGCCGCGCTCGCCGCACCCGTTCTCCCGCCCGGCGCGCTGGCCGAGGCCCGGGCGCTGAACGCCGAGCTGGCGGACTGCCTCGGGCACTTCGAACCGGCCCGGTTCACCGGCCTCAACCGCGACTTCCACACCGTGCTCTTCGGCGCCTGCCCCAACCCGCAGGTGCTCGACCTGGTCCGGCGGGGCTGGGACCGGCTCAGCGGCCTGCGCACCTCGACGTTCAGCTTCGTGCCCGGCCGGGCCCGCGAATCGGTCGCCGAGCACGAAACCATCCTCGGCCTGATCGAGCGCGGCGCCCCCGCCGCCGACGTCGAGCAGGCCGTCCGCGCCCACCGGCTGGCCACCCTGGACGCGTTCCTCGCCCACCGCCGCCACTGA
- the dapA gene encoding 4-hydroxy-tetrahydrodipicolinate synthase: MRFRSDPQAIRGSIAPLMTPFTAEGAVDHGGLENLVRWQLASGSHGISIGGSTGEPGSQTVAERAEAIRTVAAAVDDRVPFVPGTGSAKLDETLELTGLARDAGIDAALVITPYYARPTQDALFVWYRTVCREFPDLPIVAYNVPSRTAVDLAPETVARLFRSCENFVGIKETTKDFEHFSRVLHLCGRSLLVWSGIELLCLPLLALGGAGFVSATANIAPAACAEMYTAWQSGDHERARELHYGLHPLVDLLFVETNPAPGKWVLEHRGLIASGHVRPPLITPTEAGIARIKDFMAEGAPYLSPAEGFTVEGKA, translated from the coding sequence ATGCGATTCCGCTCCGACCCCCAGGCCATCCGCGGGTCGATCGCGCCGCTGATGACGCCGTTCACCGCCGAAGGGGCCGTCGACCACGGCGGCCTCGAGAACCTCGTGCGCTGGCAGCTCGCCTCGGGCTCGCACGGCATCTCGATCGGCGGCTCGACCGGCGAGCCCGGTTCGCAGACCGTTGCCGAGCGCGCCGAGGCGATCCGCACGGTGGCCGCCGCGGTGGACGACCGCGTGCCGTTCGTCCCGGGCACCGGGTCGGCGAAGCTCGACGAAACCCTGGAGCTGACGGGGCTCGCCCGGGACGCCGGGATCGACGCCGCCCTGGTCATCACGCCGTACTACGCCCGGCCGACGCAGGACGCGCTGTTCGTCTGGTACCGCACGGTCTGCCGGGAGTTCCCGGACCTGCCGATCGTCGCCTACAACGTGCCGAGCCGCACCGCGGTCGACCTCGCGCCGGAGACGGTCGCGCGGCTGTTCCGGTCGTGCGAGAACTTCGTCGGGATCAAGGAGACGACGAAGGACTTCGAGCACTTCTCCCGCGTGCTGCACCTGTGCGGGCGGAGCCTGCTGGTGTGGTCCGGGATCGAGCTGCTCTGCCTGCCGCTGCTGGCCCTCGGCGGCGCGGGCTTCGTCAGCGCCACGGCCAACATCGCCCCGGCCGCGTGCGCGGAGATGTACACCGCCTGGCAGTCGGGCGACCACGAGCGGGCGCGGGAGCTCCACTACGGCCTGCACCCGCTGGTCGACCTGCTGTTCGTCGAAACCAACCCGGCGCCCGGGAAGTGGGTGCTCGAGCACCGCGGGCTGATCGCGTCCGGGCACGTGCGGCCGCCGCTGATCACGCCGACCGAGGCCGGGATCGCCCGGATCAAGGACTTCATGGCCGAAGGCGCTCCGTACCTCAGCCCGGCCGAAGGTTTCACTGTGGAGGGGAAGGCATGA